A single region of the Zootoca vivipara chromosome 2, rZooViv1.1, whole genome shotgun sequence genome encodes:
- the LOC132591676 gene encoding oocyte zinc finger protein XlCOF6-like, which yields MKKSFKYMECEKRKEKQFESMECGKSFNGSGTLRKHQQTHTGEKPFKCMECGKSFSQSGKLTIHHRTHTGEKPFKCIECGKSFSQSGNLRIHQLSHTGEKPFKCMECGKSFCQSGDLKIHQRTHTAEKPFKCMECGKSFSQNGHLRIHQRTHTGEKPFKCTECGKSFSHSGTLRIHQRRHTGEKPFKCMECGKSFTESGKLRNHQREHTGEKPFKCMECGKSFSHSGTLRIHQRSHTGEKPFQCMECGKSFSQSGDLRIHQRTHTGEKPFKCMECGKSFSQSGDLRIHQRTHTGEKPFKCMECGKSFSHSGTLRIHQRSHTGEKPFQCMECGKSFTESGKLRIHQWTHTGEKPFKCMECGKSFTIIGNLRRHQREHTGEKPFKCMECGKSYSHSGGLRTHQRSHTGEKPFECMECGKSYSHSGGLRTHQRTHTGEKPFKCMECGKSFTESGKLRIHQRTHSGEKPFNCTECGKSFSRSGDLRIHQGIHTGHKPFKCMNCEKSFSGSGDLRRHQRTHTGEKPFQCMECGKSFSQSGRLTKHQQIHTGEKPSKS from the coding sequence ATGAAGAAAtcatttaaatacatggagtgtgaaaagagaaaggagaaacaatttgaaagtatggagtgtgggaagagcttcaatggcagtggaacactaagaaaacatcaacagactcacacaggagagaaaccatttaaatgcatggagtgtggaaagagcttcagtcagagtggaaaacttACAATTCATCATCgaactcacactggggagaaaccatttaaatgcatagagtgtggaaagagcttcagtcagagtggaaaccttagaattcatcaactgagtcacacaggagagaaaccatttaaatgcatggagtgcggaaagagcttctgtcagagtggagaccttaaaattcatcaacggactcacacagcggagaaaccctttaaatgcatggagtgtggaaagagcttcagtcagaatggacaccttagaattcatcaacggactcacacaggggagaaaccatttaaatgcacggagtgtggaaagagcttcagtcacagtggaacattaagaattcatcaacgacgtcacacgggggagaaaccatttaaatgcatggagtgtggaaaaagcttcactgagagtggaaaacttagaaatcATCAACGGgaacacactggggagaaaccatttaaatgcatggagtgtggaaagagcttcagtcacagtggaacattaagaattcatcaacgaagtcacacgggggagaaaccatttcaatgcatggagtgtggaaagagcttcagtcagagtggagaccttagaattcatcaacggactcacacaggagagaaaccatttaaatgcatggagtgtggaaagagcttcagtcagagtggagaccttagaattcatcaacggactcacacaggagagaaaccatttaaatgcatggagtgtggaaagagcttcagtcacagtggaacattaagaattcatcaacgaagtcacacgggggagaaaccatttcaatgcatggagtgtggaaagagcttcactgagagtggaaaacttagaattcatcaatggactcacacaggagagaagccatttaaatgcatggaatgtggaaagagcttcactattattggaaaccttagaagacatcaacgggaacacactggggagaaaccatttaaatgtatggagtgcggaaagagctacAGTCACAGTGGGGGCCTTAGAAcccatcaacggagtcacacaggagagaaaccatttgaatgtatggagtgtgggaagagctacAGTCATAGTGGGGGCCTTAGAacccatcaacggactcacactggtgagaaaccatttaaatgcatggagtgtggaaagagcttcactgagagtggaaaacttagaattcatcaaaggactcacagtggggagaaaccatttaattgtaccgagtgtggaaagagcttcagtaggagtggagaccttagaattcatcaaggGATTCACACGGGgcataaaccatttaaatgcatgaattgtgaaaagagcttcagtgggagtggagaccttagaagacatcaacggactcacacgggggagaaaccatttcaatgtatggagtgtggaaagagcttcagtcagagtggacgtcttacaaaacatcaacaaattcatactggggagaaaccatcaAAGTCCTAG
- the LOC132591677 gene encoding oocyte zinc finger protein XlCOF6-like → MDSHGEKPFKCMECGKSFTSNGKLIIHQRTHTGEKPFKCMECGKSFSRSDSLNLHNQTHTGGKTFECTECGKSFSRSDSLNLHNQTHTGGKTFECTECGKSFSQTGKLRIHQQTHTGEKPFKCMECGKSFSRSGHLRIHQRTHTGEKPFKCMECGKSFSRSDSLNLHNQTHTAEKPFKCMECGKSFDESGDLRIHQRTHMGEKPFTCIECGKSFSQSGDLRIHQRTHTGEKPFKCMECGKSFSQSGHLKIHQRTHTGEKPFKCKECGKSFSRCDSLNLHNQTHTGEKPFACMECGKGFTSNQVLRTHQQTHTGEKPFQCMECGKSFSQSGNLRIHQRTHTGEKPFQCMECGKSFSGSGHLRIHQRTHTGEKPFKCKECGKSFSRCDSLNLHNQTHTGEKPFACMECGKGFTSNQVLRTHQQTHTGEKPFQCMECGKSFSQNGNLRIHQRTHTGEKPFKCMECGKSFSQSGNLNLHNQTHTGEKPFECMECGKSFTCSGTLRRHKWTHTGKTI, encoded by the coding sequence ATGGACTCAcatggggagaaaccatttaaatgcatggagtgtggaaagagcttcacttcaaATGGAAAACTTATAATTCAtcagcggactcacacaggggagaaaccatttaaatgcatggagtgtggaaagagcttcagtagaagtgacagccttaatttacataatcaaactcacacagggggaaaaacatttgaatgtacagagtgtggaaagagcttcagtagaagtgacagccttaatttacataatcaaactcacacaggggggaaaacatttgaatgtacagagtgtggaaagagcttcagtcaaactggaaaacttagaattcatcaacagactcacactggtgagaaaccatttaaatgcatggagtgtggaaagagcttcagtcggagtggacaccttagaattcatcaacggactcacacaggggaaaaaccatttaaatgcatggaatgtggaaagagcttcagtagaagtgacagccttaatttacataatcaaactcacacagcggagaaaccatttaaatgcatggagtgtggaaagagcttcgatgagagtggagaccttagaattcatcaacggactcacatgggggagaaaccatttacatgtatagagtgtggaaagagcttcagtcagagtggagaccttagaattcatcaacggactcacacaggggaaaaaccatttaaatgcatggagtgtggaaagagcttcagtcagagtggacaccttaaaattcatcaacggactcacacgggggagaaaccatttaaatgtaaggaatgtggaaagagcttcagtagatgtgacagccttaatttacataatcaaactcacacaggggagaaaccatttgcatgcatggagtgtggaaagggcttcacttcTAATCAAGTACTTAGAACTCATCAACAGactcatacgggggagaaaccatttcaatgcatggagtgtggaaagagcttcagtcagagtggaaaccttagaattcatcaacggactcacacaggggagaaaccatttcaatgcatggagtgtggaaagagcttcagtgggagtggacaccttagaattcatcaacggactcacacgggggagaaaccatttaaatgtaaggaatgtggaaagagcttcagtagatgtgacagccttaatttacataatcaaactcacacaggggagaaaccatttgcatgcatggagtgtggaaagggcttcacttcTAATCAAGTACTTAGAACTCATCAACAGactcatacgggggagaaaccatttcaatgcatggagtgtggaaagagcttcagtcagaatggaaaccttagaattcatcaacggactcatacgggggagaaaccatttaaatgcatggagtgtggaaaaagcttcagtcagagtggaaaccttaatttacataatcaaacccacacaggggaaaaaccatttgaatgtatggagtgtggaaagagcttcacttgtagtgga